A stretch of DNA from Spirosoma endbachense:
AATGAAACACTGGTTCCAGTTGTTGAACAACGGGCGAGTTATCTGGATTGACGTCCATGAGGTCGGCCATATACTGCCACCAACGCTGCATGACTGGCAGTTCAGGTAATCGGGTGGCCGAATGTCCTTCCATGCGTTTCTGGACGCCAAACAAGGTGCCACTCGTCCGGTCCAGGTAAATCGAATAATCACGGATACCTGCTTCTGTCAAAGCGGTCGACAATTCAGGCCATATTTCGTCGTGACGACGTTTGTATTCAGCCTCGACGCCCGGTTTGAGTTTCATTGTAAAAGCAATTTCTTCCATTGTTGGTTTAGGGTTATTTCTCGACACTGTCGGCCTTAGATACCTTCAC
This window harbors:
- the rhaM gene encoding L-rhamnose mutarotase, with translation MEEIAFTMKLKPGVEAEYKRRHDEIWPELSTALTEAGIRDYSIYLDRTSGTLFGVQKRMEGHSATRLPELPVMQRWWQYMADLMDVNPDNSPVVQQLEPVFHLD